The Deltaproteobacteria bacterium genome segment CGCCGCATTCCGGCAGACACCGAGACCCGGGATGAAACATCCACGGAAGGCATCCTATTACCGGCAGACATCGAAATCATTCAGGAGTTTTCGCCTCCTTTCCGTTCCCGGCCGGACCGGATACACCCGGATTCCGGATGAAAGTTCTTCCCACCCCCGACGATGCGGTGCTTTCCCTCCCCAGGGGCGCACGGGTGCTCCTGCCGCCCGGATGCGGCGAACCGGCCGCTCTCGTGGACGCACTGGTCCGAAATGCAGACAGACTCGAGGGGATTCACATCCAGGGCGGCTACACGGTGAGCGATGCCCGGTGGCTCGATCCGGAACTCCCGTTCCGGTGGACGACGTACCACTACACACCCAAAGCCAGGGCGCTGGAGGCCGAAGGCCGGGCCCACTATGCCCCGATCCGCTACTTCGACATGCTGACGGAGTTTGCCCCCGGTGGAGCGCAGGCGGCAGATGCCATTCTGGTGCAGGTATCGGAACCGGACCCCGGCGGCAGGTATTTTCTGGGAGTTTCGTCGAGCTACCCCTGGCCGCTGGCGAAAAAGGCTCCGCTCGTCATCGCACAGATAAACCCCCTCTGCCCCCAGACACCGGGGCCGGAGGGGTTTCTGACAGAGGCCGACATCGACATCTCCTGCCGTGCGGAAACTCCGGTGCTGGAGTATTCCAAGGCAAAGGGGACACCGGAGGAAGCCGCCATCGGCCGCCATATTGCCGCGCTGGTGGAGGATGGCTCCACAGTGCAGGTAGGCGTCGGCGGTGTCCCCGAAGCACTGATGGGATTCCTGAAGGACCACAGGGATCTCGCCCTACACTCCCTGCTGGTCGATGCCGGCATTGATCTCATCAGGTCAGGGGCCGCCAACGCGAGGTTCAACCCGGTAATGCCGGGATGCCATGAACTGGGCGAAATCATGGGCTCCCGCGCCCTGTACGGTTTCGTTCACCAAAACAGACAGATCGCTCTCCGGTCGTCGGAGATCGTCCACAACCCGCTGGAGATCGCTCGCCGGCCGAAGTTCGTCAGTGTGAATTCCGCAATCCAGGTGGACCTCACCGGGCAGGTGAATGCCGAATGGATCGGCGGCAGGCAGGTGTCGTCCGTGGGCGGAGCTTTTGATTTTCTCACCGGCGCGTCGCTTTCACCGGGCGGCAAGGGCGTGATCGGACTGCCCTCCACGGCCGGGAAAAACGGGGAGTTGAGCCGCATCGTGACCCGCCTCCCCGAAGGAACACCCGTCACCATACCCCGGTATCTCGCCCACCATGTCGTGACTGAGCACGGCGCAGCGAACCTGAAGGGCCTCAATCTGGAAGACCGCCGCCGGGCCCTGATCGCCATCGCCCATCCCCGGCATCGCGAAGCGCTGGAGAAGGGCGCGATCTGAAAAGGTTGCACCGGGCGAAGCCTTTGGGTAGGCAACCCGGTCAGCATGGGTATGAAACCAGCCACCGTTTTCCAGATTGCCGCGATCCTGCTGGCCGTGGTCTTCTGCCTTCCGGCTCATTCGCAAACGTCCGCGCAGGCCCCGGCCCGCAAGGATCATGAACTGGCGCTGGTGGACATCCAGAAGGTCATCAACCAGTCGGTTCGCGGCCGGCAGAGGCGCGAGGAGTTCCTCAAGAGCGTCCGCGCCCGGGTCGCCGAGGTTGAATCGTACCGCAAGGAAGTGGACACGCTGAACCGCCAGCTCGCCGAGAAGCAGAAGGCCGTGACGGCCGCGCAGTTCGAAAAGCACCGCGCCGACGCCGAGCGGCGGGTTCGCGACCTGCAGCGAAAGGCAGAGGATATCTCCGAGGAACTCCAGCGCCAGGAAGGACGTCTTGCCTCGGATCTGGCCCTGGACATCAAGGCCGTGGCGGCCGACTATGCCCGGAAAAAGGGTTATGACCTCGTGCTCGAGTCGGGCCAGCACCTGATACCGTACAAGACCCCCTCCGTGGACATAACCGACCAGATCATCCGTGAGTATGATGCCGCTGTCTCGGCACCCTCGCCTTCTCCCCCGGCCGCACCCGCTACCCCCAGCAGGGGCGGCGGGAAGAAATAACGGGCTCTGGCCCCGTCCCGGCCCCATTTTCCGTTTCCCCCAAACCGGTTTGCCACTGACAGGCCAATCAGCTAGTTGACTCGCCAGTCAATTTCGGGGTGCAGCCTCCCCATGAGGGGGGAGGGGCGCGCCACCGGAACCCACCAAGGAGAAACAGAATCATGGGCAAGAAAGTATTCGTGGTCGGCGTCGGCATGACCAAGTTCGAAAAGCCGGGCAGCCGCCCGAACTTCGACTATCCCCAGATGGTCAAGGAATCGGGAACCAAGGCGCTCGAAGACGCCGGAATCCCTTACACGGAGATCAAGCAGGTGGCCGCCGGCTACTGCTACGGCGACTCGACCTGCGGAGAGCGTGCGGTCTATGAGCTGGGCCTGACGGGCGTTCCGATCTACAACGTGAACAACAACTGCTCCACCGGGTCAACGGCCCTGTTTCTTGCCAAGCAGCTCGTCGAGGGCGGCCTCGCCGACTGCGTGATGGCAGTGGGATTCGAGAAGATGCAGAAGGGCTCGCTCGGATCCAACTTCCAGGACCGCACGAACCCGATGGACAAGCACATGATGGCGATGATGAAACTCCGCCAGTTCGCGCCGGCTCCGCCCGCGCCGCAACTGTTCGGCAATGCGGGCCGCGAGCACATGGAGAAGTACGGCACCAAGAAGGAGCACTTCGCCAAGATCGGCTACAAGAACCACAAGCACTCGACGAACAACCCCTACTCGCAGTTCCAGGATGAGTACACCTTCGAGCAGATCATGTCGGCCCCGGTCGTCTATGAGCCGCTCACCAAGCTCCAGTGCTGCCCGACCTCGGATGGATCGGGTGCGGCGATCCTGTGCGACGAGGATTTCGTCAAGAAGCACAATCTTCAGTCCAAGGCGGTGGAGATCATCGGCATGGCTATGGCTACCGATTACCCCAGCACCTTCGAGGACAAGAGCTGCATCAAGATCGTGGGCGGTGACATGACCAAGGCCGCCGCGAAGAAGGTCTACGAGCAATCAGGCTATGGACCGGAGAACGTGAACGTCGTGGAACTGCACGACTGCTTCTCCTGCAACGAGCTCATCACCTACGAGGCGCTGGGCCTCTGCCCCGAAGGACAGGCCGGGAAGTTCGTGGACGAGGATGCGTTCACCTACGGCGGCAAGGTTGTCGTCAATCCGTCGGGCGGCCTGATCTCGAAGGGCCACCCGCTCGGCGCCACGGGTCTTGCCCAGTGCGCCGAACTCACCTGGCAGCTCCGCGGCAAGGCCGACAAGCGGCAGGTGAAGGACGCCAAGATCGCCCTCCAGCACAACCTGGGACTGGGCGGCGCTGCCGTCGTGACGATGTACAAGAAGGCGTTCGCCTGATCCCGGCGTCCTGACGGACAAAGCCAGCTCAAAACGCCCCGGCCTGATTGAATCGGCCGGGGCGTTTTCTTTCCGGCTTGCCCTGACTCCAGCCAATTGGACACAGTCCGCGTGATGGACAAAACACCGGCAGGGCAGCTCCTTTCCATGCGTGTGCAGGCCCACCCCTGGCACGGGATTCCGCCCCATCCTGACGGCACGAACCTTGTGAATGCTTTTATCGAGATCGTTCCTGCTGACACCGTGAAATACGAGATCGACAAGGAGTCGGGGCACCTCAAGATCGACCGCATCCAGCGGTTTTCAAGCCTGTGTCCCACGCTCTACGGGTTCATTCCCCGGACCTATTGCGGTACGGAGGTGGGCACCCGCTGCCGCGCCCGCACGAATTCCCCGGAAAAAATCTCCGGCGACGGTGACCCCATGGATATCTGCGTACTGACCGAGCGGACAGTGGCGCACGGTGGATTTCTTTGCCGGGCAAAGGTCGTCGGCGGACTCCGGATGATCGACGGCAGCGAGGCCGATGACAAGATTGTCGCCGTGCTGGAGGATGACCTCGCCTATGGGAAGTTCGACGACATTGCAGAGTGTCCGGCCGGACTCATCGAACGGCTCAGCCACTACTTCCTATCCTACAAGCAGTTCCCCGTGGATCCGGCCCGCAAGGTGCGTATCGCCGAGGTTTACGGGCGGGACGAGGCGCTGGAGACGATTCGCCTCAGCATCACAGACTATCAGGGAAAGTTCACCCCCACCGGGTAGCGGTCCTGGATCGCGTTCCGGTTGGGCTGTCATCGCCTGCGGGGTTTCACTGGCCTCGGCCGGACAATCCCCAGTCCCACCCCATCTCCCAGCGGGAGCACCTGCCCGTCAATGCGCGGATGGTTTACCAAATACCGGTTGAATTCGCTCAGGGCCTTGGTGCTGGAACGGTAGTGTGCATTTTCCGGTTTCTTCGTGCCCGCCACGCGGCCCGACCAGAGCACATTGTCTGCAACGATCACTGCACCCGGCCTCATGTGCGGAAGGGCCAGTTCCACGTAGCCGATGTACTCTTCCTTGACGGCATCGATAAACAGGAAATCGATCCCGCTGCCCTTCCAGCGGTTCAGGAGATCCAGCCCCGGCACCAGGTGAAACCTCGCCTGCGGCAGGACGCCCGCCCGCTTCAGCATCGCCTTGGCCCGCTGGTGGCGTCCGGCATCGACATCCGATGTGTGCAGGCGGGCTCCCTTCGGCCCGTACTCCTTCAGGGCCCGGGCAATGAACAACGTGGAGTATCCAATGGCCGTACCCAGCTCGACAGCAGTTTTCGGCCTGCTCATGGCCACCAGGGCAGTGAGGAGCCGTCCCAGGTCCGACGAGACAATCGGGATATCTTCGCGCGTTCCCCGCCGGAACAGTTCACTCGCCAGGGGGTCGAGCGGCGGCCCCAGGCGCTCAAGATAGCGGAGGACTTCCGGACGGGTCGGCGACAGGTCGGTCGACATGGTCTTACTTCACCGGTTTGGTGGCGGTGGGCTGGTCCGGAATGAGCGAAATCTCGATCCGCCGGTTCCGGCTTCGTCCCGTTGCCGTATTGTTACTGGCAACCGGCCTGTGAAAACTGGCCCCGGCGGCAGCCATGATCTTCGGTGGCACACCCTCGGACTCCAGGAACCGTACGACCGTGACGGCCCGTGCGGTGGAAAGTTCCCAGTTGGTCGGAAATCGCGTCTGGAGCCGCTCGGAAATCTGCTGGTTATCGGTATGTCCCTCGACGAGCACACGGCGGTCCTTGGTTTTCTTCAGGATGCCGGCCACCTTGCGAAGCACCTCCTGGCCCTTGCGGTTCAGCTCTGCCGATCCGGAATCGAACAGTACCTGATCGAACAGGTCGATCTGGATGCGGCCGAGCGACTGGCTGATCGCAACCGATTTCT includes the following:
- a CDS encoding 4-hydroxybutyrate CoA-transferase, with the protein product MKVLPTPDDAVLSLPRGARVLLPPGCGEPAALVDALVRNADRLEGIHIQGGYTVSDARWLDPELPFRWTTYHYTPKARALEAEGRAHYAPIRYFDMLTEFAPGGAQAADAILVQVSEPDPGGRYFLGVSSSYPWPLAKKAPLVIAQINPLCPQTPGPEGFLTEADIDISCRAETPVLEYSKAKGTPEEAAIGRHIAALVEDGSTVQVGVGGVPEALMGFLKDHRDLALHSLLVDAGIDLIRSGAANARFNPVMPGCHELGEIMGSRALYGFVHQNRQIALRSSEIVHNPLEIARRPKFVSVNSAIQVDLTGQVNAEWIGGRQVSSVGGAFDFLTGASLSPGGKGVIGLPSTAGKNGELSRIVTRLPEGTPVTIPRYLAHHVVTEHGAANLKGLNLEDRRRALIAIAHPRHREALEKGAI
- a CDS encoding OmpH family outer membrane protein produces the protein MGMKPATVFQIAAILLAVVFCLPAHSQTSAQAPARKDHELALVDIQKVINQSVRGRQRREEFLKSVRARVAEVESYRKEVDTLNRQLAEKQKAVTAAQFEKHRADAERRVRDLQRKAEDISEELQRQEGRLASDLALDIKAVAADYARKKGYDLVLESGQHLIPYKTPSVDITDQIIREYDAAVSAPSPSPPAAPATPSRGGGKK
- a CDS encoding lipid-transfer protein, whose amino-acid sequence is MGKKVFVVGVGMTKFEKPGSRPNFDYPQMVKESGTKALEDAGIPYTEIKQVAAGYCYGDSTCGERAVYELGLTGVPIYNVNNNCSTGSTALFLAKQLVEGGLADCVMAVGFEKMQKGSLGSNFQDRTNPMDKHMMAMMKLRQFAPAPPAPQLFGNAGREHMEKYGTKKEHFAKIGYKNHKHSTNNPYSQFQDEYTFEQIMSAPVVYEPLTKLQCCPTSDGSGAAILCDEDFVKKHNLQSKAVEIIGMAMATDYPSTFEDKSCIKIVGGDMTKAAAKKVYEQSGYGPENVNVVELHDCFSCNELITYEALGLCPEGQAGKFVDEDAFTYGGKVVVNPSGGLISKGHPLGATGLAQCAELTWQLRGKADKRQVKDAKIALQHNLGLGGAAVVTMYKKAFA
- a CDS encoding inorganic pyrophosphatase, whose product is MRVQAHPWHGIPPHPDGTNLVNAFIEIVPADTVKYEIDKESGHLKIDRIQRFSSLCPTLYGFIPRTYCGTEVGTRCRARTNSPEKISGDGDPMDICVLTERTVAHGGFLCRAKVVGGLRMIDGSEADDKIVAVLEDDLAYGKFDDIAECPAGLIERLSHYFLSYKQFPVDPARKVRIAEVYGRDEALETIRLSITDYQGKFTPTG
- a CDS encoding O-methyltransferase translates to MSTDLSPTRPEVLRYLERLGPPLDPLASELFRRGTREDIPIVSSDLGRLLTALVAMSRPKTAVELGTAIGYSTLFIARALKEYGPKGARLHTSDVDAGRHQRAKAMLKRAGVLPQARFHLVPGLDLLNRWKGSGIDFLFIDAVKEEYIGYVELALPHMRPGAVIVADNVLWSGRVAGTKKPENAHYRSSTKALSEFNRYLVNHPRIDGQVLPLGDGVGLGIVRPRPVKPRRR